The Daucus carota subsp. sativus chromosome 2, DH1 v3.0, whole genome shotgun sequence genome includes a window with the following:
- the LOC108208346 gene encoding late embryogenesis abundant protein 18: MRSVKEKVSNAASAAQEHVDIYKAHVQEKAEKATARTTEEKVIAHEKMKAKEAEAKMKLHEAKAEHAAEKLYGKHNLHHHDPVLAGTTGHVPVGTAVAPGHTGHHLPGQGHQHHQHQQPVGTVVPGAGVAAPTYPLGGNPPGHNNYI; the protein is encoded by the exons ATGCGTTCAGTGAAGGAGAAGGTGAGTAACGCAGCTAGTGCTGCCCAGGAGCATGTCGACATCTACAAAGCCCATGTTCAAGAAAAG GCAGAGAAAGCGACAGCAAGAACAACGGAGGAGAAAGTGATAGCTCATGAGAAAATGAAAGCAAAAGAAGCTGAAGCCAAGATGAAGTTGCATGAGGCCAAAGCAGAACACGCAGCAGAGAAGCTCTATGGCAAGCACAACCTTCATCACCATGATCCGGTTCTTGCGGGAACCACCGGCCACGTGCCGGTTGGGACCGCGGTGGCCCCGGGCCACACTGGGCATCACTTGCCTGGACAAGGCCACCAGCACCACCAGCATCAGCAGCCTGTTGGAACGGTGGTGCCGGGTGCTGGGGTGGCGGCTCCTACATACCCGCTTGGTGGGAACCCTCCTGGACATAATAATTATATCTAG